The following are encoded in a window of Lactobacillus panisapium genomic DNA:
- the asnS gene encoding asparagine--tRNA ligase — translation MTKLISIRDCSKHVDEEVQMHVWLTDKRSSGKIVFLQLRDGTAFFQGIVRKNDVTDEVFEAAKSLHQEASFYITGTVHQDDRSHFGYEIQISDLKVVTNNEGYPIGNKEHGIEFLLDHRHLWLRSRRPFAIMRIRNTIFKATVDFFENEGFVKFDAPIFMHSAPEGTTELFHTEYFGGDAYLSQSGQLYGEVGAEAFGKIFTFGPTFRAEESKTRRHLTEFWMMEPEMAWMHQDESLDIQERFLSYVVKQVLENCDYELELLGRDKEKLRPAAEGNYTRLSYDDAVKMLQEDGRDFKWGDDFGAPDEAFISEKFDRPFFIVNYPTAIKPFYMKKNPDNPKEYLCADVLAPEGYGEIMGGSERESDYDTLKEQIKEAGLKEENYDWYLDLRKYGSVPHSGFGMGFERVIAWICKLDHVREAIPFPRMINRVKP, via the coding sequence ATGACAAAATTAATTTCAATTAGAGATTGTTCAAAGCATGTTGATGAAGAAGTTCAAATGCATGTTTGGCTGACTGATAAACGGTCAAGTGGAAAAATCGTATTTTTACAGTTACGTGATGGAACTGCATTTTTCCAAGGAATAGTTAGAAAAAATGATGTTACAGATGAAGTTTTTGAAGCAGCAAAATCATTGCACCAAGAAGCTAGCTTTTACATCACAGGAACTGTTCACCAAGATGATCGTTCTCACTTCGGCTATGAAATTCAAATTTCTGATTTAAAGGTTGTCACTAATAATGAAGGCTACCCAATCGGGAATAAAGAACACGGAATTGAATTCTTGCTTGATCACCGGCACTTATGGTTGCGTAGCAGAAGACCATTTGCAATCATGCGTATCAGAAACACCATCTTTAAGGCAACGGTTGATTTCTTTGAAAACGAGGGTTTCGTTAAATTTGATGCTCCAATTTTTATGCATTCAGCTCCTGAAGGTACCACGGAGCTATTCCATACCGAATACTTTGGTGGCGATGCTTATTTATCACAATCTGGTCAGCTTTATGGTGAAGTAGGCGCTGAAGCCTTTGGTAAGATTTTCACTTTCGGTCCTACTTTTAGAGCAGAAGAATCTAAGACAAGACGTCATCTTACTGAATTTTGGATGATGGAACCTGAAATGGCCTGGATGCACCAAGATGAATCTTTGGATATTCAAGAACGCTTTTTATCATACGTTGTTAAACAAGTCTTGGAAAACTGCGATTACGAATTAGAATTACTCGGTCGTGATAAGGAAAAACTGCGGCCTGCTGCAGAAGGCAACTATACCCGTTTATCTTATGATGATGCGGTTAAAATGCTTCAAGAAGATGGCAGAGATTTCAAGTGGGGCGATGATTTTGGTGCTCCAGACGAAGCATTCATTTCTGAAAAATTTGATCGGCCATTTTTCATTGTTAATTACCCAACGGCAATTAAGCCATTCTACATGAAGAAAAATCCAGATAACCCTAAGGAATATTTATGTGCCGATGTTTTGGCTCCAGAGGGCTATGGTGAAATTATGGGTGGTTCTGAACGTGAAAGTGACTACGACACTCTGAAAGAGCAAATTAAAGAAGCCGGTCTTAAAGAAGAAAATTATGATTGGTATCTTGACTTACGTAAATATGGTAGTGTTCCTCACTCAGGCTTTGGTATGGGCTTCGAGCGTGTAATTGCTTGGATTTGCAAATTAGATCACGTTCGCGAAGCTATTCCATTCCCAAGAATGATTAACCGGGTTAAGCCATAA
- a CDS encoding DnaD domain protein, giving the protein MHYNDYRTLGFTTFSNGLLAYYPQLKISDSEIILIMQLELFAQKGENFPSNEQIAANTNFSSAEIADIIQRLIEKNYLAIDQVTDKKGRIGNQFNLDQLYIKLDELLAKNVLPNAEEGVTESSSSTVDNSPLNQLMRQFEIEFGRYLSPIEREEVAAWLNVDHYDPEIIKLALREAVLSQAYSLKYVDRVLLNWQRHNLKTTSEVQKFLQRNR; this is encoded by the coding sequence ATGCATTACAATGATTACCGAACTCTTGGATTTACAACTTTTTCCAATGGTTTATTAGCTTATTATCCGCAACTTAAAATTAGTGACTCTGAAATAATCTTAATTATGCAACTTGAATTATTTGCTCAAAAAGGTGAGAATTTTCCCTCTAACGAACAGATCGCTGCTAACACTAATTTTTCTTCAGCCGAAATCGCTGATATTATTCAGCGCCTAATTGAAAAAAATTACTTGGCAATTGACCAAGTCACTGATAAGAAGGGCCGGATTGGCAATCAATTTAATCTGGACCAATTATATATAAAACTCGATGAGTTGTTAGCCAAGAATGTTTTGCCTAATGCTGAAGAAGGAGTAACTGAAAGCAGCTCTTCAACTGTTGATAATAGTCCGTTAAACCAGTTAATGCGGCAATTTGAAATTGAATTTGGCCGTTATCTTAGTCCAATCGAACGAGAAGAGGTTGCTGCTTGGTTGAATGTTGATCATTATGATCCGGAAATTATCAAGTTGGCGTTAAGAGAGGCTGTATTGTCGCAAGCATATAGTTTAAAGTATGTTGACCGCGTGCTTCTTAACTGGCAGCGGCACAACCTAAAAACAACAAGTGAAGTGCAAAAATTTTTACAAAGGAACCGTTAA
- a CDS encoding transglycosylase domain-containing protein — MANRNYNSNNRRESRKNYRENLPKPRWHRVVKLLLMAIFLLLLSGVGLFAYYAKDAPNISRASLESGGSTAFYTPNGKFLLSLGSEKRIYAKDSPDMQLLKDAIVSVEDKRFYKDKLGIDPIRIVGSMLSNAKSQSISAGGSTITQQLVKLSVFSTDASQRTLRRKAQEAWLAMRVQREYTHDEILEFYINKVYMNYGNYGIGTAANYYYGKKIGELDLSQTALLAGMPNRPTIYNPYVYPKYAKYRRDIVLQAMLDNKKITKAQYNQARKESIKKGLKPHQQKNQSNIRKIDDPYIKEAVQEVKNKGFDPYRDNLKITLNINQKAQRKLYELANNGQVPFTSDTMQVGATVVDPSNGHVVAIIGGRHIPSTVQLGLDRAVQTSRSTGSSIKPVLDYGPAIEYLNWSTAKVLDDSKYYYPGTNIQLYDWDNKYEGQMTMRHALEQSRNVPAVKTLKEVGIRRASRFARQMDINVPKTAGLSVGIGADASSLQMAGAYGAFATMGIYHKPQFVSKIETPDGLVRNYDSEGIRVMSKATAYMITDMLKGVIKHGSGTNAQIRGLYHAGKTGSVKYSDQELARYPSYGATPKDSWFVGYTQSYSMGVWTGYDNLKDGTISGIGQQSAQLLYKNMMSYLMSNKENVDWQKPDSVIRARIIKNSNPPVVSSTGEWQLFVRGHAPAGIVDDSSDYDSSEEQTSSNSTQNNYNEQNRTITRKKRPTESQSDENKNDAGHDRDQTNNGNNNSPENKPNNHDNDSSHSNSNENSDNHEGNSNPANDGEHDH, encoded by the coding sequence ATGGCAAATAGAAATTATAATTCAAACAATAGACGCGAATCACGAAAAAATTACCGCGAAAATTTACCTAAACCAAGGTGGCACCGTGTAGTTAAATTGCTCTTGATGGCTATTTTTCTATTATTGCTTTCCGGTGTTGGTCTTTTTGCATATTATGCTAAGGATGCGCCTAACATTAGTAGGGCTAGTCTTGAAAGTGGTGGTTCTACCGCCTTTTATACCCCAAACGGCAAGTTTTTATTATCTCTTGGTTCAGAAAAAAGAATCTATGCTAAAGATAGTCCAGACATGCAACTGTTAAAAGATGCAATCGTCTCTGTCGAAGACAAGCGCTTTTACAAGGATAAATTGGGAATTGACCCAATCAGAATTGTCGGTTCCATGTTAAGCAATGCTAAAAGTCAAAGTATTTCTGCGGGTGGTTCAACGATTACGCAGCAACTCGTTAAACTTAGTGTGTTCTCCACTGATGCATCACAGAGAACCTTAAGGAGAAAAGCACAAGAAGCTTGGCTAGCAATGCGGGTTCAACGTGAATATACCCATGATGAAATTCTGGAATTTTATATTAATAAGGTTTACATGAATTACGGTAATTATGGTATCGGCACGGCTGCTAACTATTATTATGGTAAGAAAATTGGCGAATTAGATCTATCACAAACTGCACTGTTGGCTGGGATGCCTAACAGACCAACGATTTATAACCCATACGTTTATCCTAAATATGCCAAATATCGGCGTGACATTGTTTTGCAGGCTATGCTTGATAATAAAAAAATTACTAAAGCCCAGTACAATCAAGCACGAAAAGAAAGCATCAAAAAGGGCCTAAAGCCACATCAACAAAAGAACCAGTCAAATATTCGTAAAATTGATGATCCTTATATCAAGGAAGCAGTTCAAGAAGTTAAAAATAAGGGCTTTGACCCCTACCGTGACAATTTAAAGATTACATTAAACATTAATCAAAAAGCCCAAAGAAAGCTTTATGAATTAGCAAATAATGGTCAAGTACCATTTACCAGCGATACTATGCAGGTGGGTGCTACGGTAGTAGATCCAAGTAATGGCCATGTTGTAGCAATAATTGGTGGACGGCATATTCCGTCAACGGTTCAATTAGGTCTTGATCGAGCAGTTCAAACTAGTCGCTCCACCGGTTCTTCAATAAAACCCGTTCTTGATTATGGTCCAGCTATTGAATATTTAAACTGGTCAACTGCTAAAGTACTGGATGACAGTAAATATTACTACCCTGGAACTAATATCCAACTTTATGATTGGGATAATAAGTATGAAGGCCAAATGACTATGCGGCACGCATTAGAGCAGTCTAGAAATGTTCCGGCTGTTAAAACTCTAAAAGAGGTCGGCATTAGACGTGCTTCTAGGTTTGCCCGGCAAATGGATATTAATGTGCCAAAGACTGCAGGTCTATCCGTGGGTATTGGCGCAGACGCATCGAGCTTACAAATGGCAGGTGCATATGGTGCCTTTGCTACAATGGGGATTTACCACAAACCACAATTTGTTTCCAAAATTGAAACACCTGACGGCTTAGTGAGAAACTATGATTCCGAAGGAATTCGCGTAATGAGTAAAGCTACTGCTTATATGATCACTGATATGTTAAAGGGCGTTATTAAGCATGGTTCTGGAACCAACGCGCAAATCAGAGGTTTATACCACGCAGGTAAAACCGGTTCTGTTAAATACTCTGACCAAGAATTAGCTCGTTACCCTAGTTATGGCGCAACGCCTAAAGATTCTTGGTTTGTAGGCTATACACAAAGCTACTCGATGGGAGTTTGGACAGGCTATGATAACTTAAAGGATGGAACTATTTCTGGTATTGGCCAGCAATCTGCTCAATTGCTTTATAAAAATATGATGTCCTATCTTATGAGCAATAAAGAAAATGTTGATTGGCAAAAACCAGATTCAGTCATTAGAGCTAGAATAATTAAAAATTCTAATCCTCCTGTTGTTTCTTCAACTGGTGAATGGCAACTGTTTGTTCGTGGGCATGCTCCAGCGGGAATTGTTGATGATAGTAGTGATTATGATAGTTCTGAGGAGCAGACTAGCAGCAATTCAACTCAGAATAATTATAACGAGCAAAACAGAACTATTACCCGTAAAAAGAGACCAACCGAATCACAGTCTGATGAAAACAAAAATGATGCTGGACATGATCGTGATCAGACAAATAATGGTAATAATAATTCACCGGAAAATAAACCAAATAATCATGATAATGACAGCTCTCATTCAAATTCAAACGAAAATTCTGATAATCATGAAGGCAATAGCAATCCGGCAAATGACGGCGAACATGATCATTAA
- the recU gene encoding Holliday junction resolvase RecU produces the protein MVKYPSGSSAAYRKAAEEPKIRKKYTHRENVNFSDRGMNLEQMINESNKFYRIKEIAVVHKKPTPIQIVKVDYPKRSRAVIKEAYFRQESTTDYNGVYQGYYLDFEAKETKNKTNFPLKNFHEHQIIHLEQCLKQKGICFTIIGFTVLNRYFVTPASKIIEAWWDKDKSSVTLKEVEKWSIEIKSGFQPTLPYLKAVDHFIADRKLNNGK, from the coding sequence ATGGTCAAATATCCAAGCGGTAGTTCTGCCGCATATCGTAAAGCTGCTGAAGAACCAAAAATCAGGAAAAAGTACACACATCGTGAAAATGTTAATTTTTCTGATCGGGGAATGAATCTTGAGCAGATGATTAACGAATCAAATAAATTTTATCGCATTAAAGAGATTGCGGTAGTACATAAAAAACCAACACCAATCCAAATTGTTAAGGTAGATTACCCGAAAAGATCACGAGCAGTTATTAAAGAAGCTTATTTTCGCCAAGAATCGACAACGGACTATAATGGAGTGTATCAGGGTTATTATTTAGACTTTGAGGCTAAAGAAACTAAAAATAAAACAAATTTTCCGTTAAAGAATTTTCATGAGCACCAGATTATTCACTTAGAACAGTGCTTGAAACAAAAAGGAATTTGTTTTACCATTATTGGTTTCACGGTTTTAAATAGGTACTTCGTTACGCCAGCAAGTAAAATTATTGAGGCTTGGTGGGACAAGGACAAAAGCTCGGTCACGTTAAAAGAAGTTGAAAAATGGTCAATTGAAATTAAAAGCGGCTTTCAACCTACCTTACCTTATTTAAAAGCTGTAGATCATTTTATCGCAGATAGGAAATTGAATAATGGCAAATAG
- the nth gene encoding endonuclease III — protein sequence MPEKLLSTAEARKVLRAINEMYPDAKSELIWDNKFHLLCAVLMSAQTTDKMVNRIMPKFIADYPDPSSLAQASITDIEHHISKIGLYHSKAKHLKETAQILVDKFAGQIPEDKKTLVTLPGVGEKTANVVLADGFGVPAIAVDTHVSRISKRFHIVPQNAKPLEIEKRLEEILPKSEWIHTHHAMILFGRYSMTARDKEDPYSYLKKQ from the coding sequence ATGCCTGAAAAATTATTAAGTACAGCAGAAGCAAGAAAAGTCTTGCGTGCCATAAACGAGATGTACCCTGATGCAAAAAGTGAATTGATTTGGGATAATAAATTTCATTTACTTTGCGCCGTGTTAATGAGTGCTCAAACGACTGATAAAATGGTTAACAGAATCATGCCTAAATTTATTGCGGATTATCCAGATCCAAGCTCTTTAGCGCAAGCATCAATTACCGATATTGAGCACCATATTTCAAAAATTGGCCTCTATCATTCTAAGGCCAAGCACTTAAAAGAAACCGCCCAAATTTTGGTGGACAAATTTGCCGGTCAGATTCCTGAAGATAAGAAAACGTTAGTGACATTGCCCGGAGTGGGCGAGAAGACTGCAAATGTAGTTTTAGCTGACGGTTTTGGTGTACCGGCTATTGCTGTTGATACACATGTTTCCCGAATCTCAAAAAGATTTCATATCGTACCGCAAAATGCTAAGCCACTTGAAATTGAAAAACGATTAGAAGAAATATTACCAAAAAGTGAGTGGATCCACACTCATCACGCAATGATTTTATTTGGTCGTTATTCAATGACAGCAAGAGATAAAGAAGATCCATATTCATATTTGAAAAAACAATAA